A window of candidate division TA06 bacterium contains these coding sequences:
- a CDS encoding GyrI-like domain-containing protein — MAKKILIITGVVVLLMLIGLAAIARFYMRGPDLSKYQHLKDPQISQKADQKMLQVEAIGDPNTIGMKTFAMLFKAYYQNVKAKGMVAPLARWLKPFDTPVNQWVGQYGLPVPETLVKLENTPQQPGYEVSLTVWQYGEVAEILHIGPYSTEGATIEKLKSFIAASGYQIAGSHEEEYLKGPGMFGKGNPNKYCTLIRYRVVKQVPEDAVVRRKK, encoded by the coding sequence ATGGCAAAAAAAATACTGATCATAACTGGTGTGGTCGTCCTTTTAATGCTTATCGGCCTGGCAGCCATTGCCCGGTTCTATATGCGGGGGCCGGATTTGAGCAAGTACCAGCATTTGAAAGACCCGCAGATCTCGCAGAAGGCGGATCAGAAGATGCTGCAGGTGGAGGCAATCGGCGATCCCAATACGATTGGCATGAAGACCTTTGCCATGTTATTCAAAGCCTATTACCAGAATGTCAAGGCCAAAGGAATGGTGGCGCCGCTGGCCCGCTGGCTGAAACCGTTTGACACGCCGGTGAACCAGTGGGTGGGCCAGTACGGCCTTCCAGTGCCGGAAACGCTGGTCAAACTTGAAAATACCCCACAGCAGCCGGGGTATGAAGTGTCCCTGACTGTCTGGCAGTATGGAGAGGTGGCCGAGATACTGCACATCGGGCCTTATTCCACCGAGGGGGCTACAATTGAAAAACTGAAATCGTTTATCGCCGCCAGCGGATATCAGATCGCTGGCTCGCACGAAGAAGAATACTTAAAGGGGCCGGGCATGTTCGGCAAGGGGAATCCCAATAAATATTGCACTCTCATCCGCTACCGGGTGGTGAAGCAGGTGCCGGAAGACGCGGTTGTAAGACGTAAGAAATAA